The genomic DNA GCGTCCGCGTCCAGCTCCGCGACCAGAAGCAGGGCGGCATCGCGGCCGTCGTGGTCCTCCCGAGCCCCCTGCTGGCCACGGCCCCCGCGTCGGCGGTTCCGTCCGCCGTCCCGGTCACCGGCGACACGCACTCCTACTCCCTCCCCGGCGCCACGGCCGAGGCCAACTCCAACGTCCTGCGCGGCCGTTCGGAACACCCGGACCCACTGGTGGCCTTGGCGGAGAAGGCGGTGGAGGTAAGCGAAGCCCCGGCGCGCCCGGAGACTCCGGCGGAAACGACGATGGAGCTCTTGCTTCCGTTGGTGGCAGAGGACCAGACGGGGGCAGCGGCAGCCGCCGACGGCGAATCCGCCCCACAGGGGCCACCCGCGCCCGACAACGAAAGCGTCACGGGTGGTGCGGGTGGGAAACCATTCACGGCCGAAGGCGAAGCCGAGGCCGAGCACACACGAGCCGACGAGGACCCCGTCACAGACAAGGGCCTCCCCAAGCGCACGCCCAAGATCACCCAACCCGCACAAGCCCCGCGCCAGCGAACCGGCACCGTAGACGCGGACGCCCTACGCCGCAGACTGGGCGGCTTCCGCGCAGGAGCCTCCGCCGGCTACCGCGACGTAGAGGCCGAGATCGCCGAGAAGACCGGCCAGAACCCGGTCCCGGCACCGCGCAGCGCGACCGCACCATCCGAGGAACTCACGGGGGGCACCGTCGAGGAGGCAAGCAGTTGACCGCGCCCAGTACCTTCGGACTGAGCAGTGAAGCCCGCAACCTGCACTGGCTGCTGAGCAACCTCGTCGAGGAGGTGCCCGGCATCCAGTCGGTCGCGGTCGTCTCCTCCGACGGCCTGCTGCTGCTCTCCTCCGATCCGGAGAGGAACACGGCGGCCCGCGAGGCCCTCGAGACCAAGCGCGGCGGACCGCGAGGCTCCGCCGCCGACCTCGCCACCATCGTCTCCGGCATCGGCAGCCTCACCGTCGGCGCCGCGAAGCTGATGGACTCCGGCAAGGTGAAGCACACCATGGTCGCGATGGAGGAGGGCAGCCTCTTCGTGATGTCGATCAGCGACGGTTCGCTGCTCGGTGTGCACGGCTCCGCGGACTGCGACATGAGCGTCGTGTCGTACCACATGGCGCTCTTCGTCGGCCGGGCCGGCCATGTGCTGACGCCCGAACTCCGCAGCGAGCTAAGGAAATCCCTCGAAGACGCGTCCGCGGGGAGCGCCCGATGAGCCCTGAGCCCAACAAACTCCCGGTGCGCGGCGGCGACCGCAAACCCGCCCGCGTACGTCCCTACTCGCTCACCGGCGGCCGTACCCGCTTCGGCCATGTCCTCCTCGTGGAGACCTTCGTGGCGGCGCTCGAAGCCCCGGAGGAGCGCAAGGAGTTGACGAACGGTTCGCTCAACACCCGGGTGATGCCGGAGATGCGGGCCATCGTCGAACTCTGCCGCCGGATGCGCACGGTGGCCGAGATCGCCGCGCTGCTGAAGATGCCGCTCGGTGTGGTCCGCGTGCTCCTGAGCGATCTCGCCGACCAGGGAAAGATCCGTGTGTACGGAACCGGAACCACGCACGGTACGGGCCGTCCTGACCGCGCTCTGCTGGAAAAGGTGCTGAGTGGACTCCGTCGTCTCTGACGCCGCCGCCTACGGCGTCTCCCCGCTCCTCGACGAAGAGGAGCACCCGCGGTCCTGGCAGACGGACCGCAGCCGTGCGCCCGTCGCCACGAAGATCGTGGTGGCCGGCGGCTTCGGCGTCGGCAAGACCACCATGGTCGGCGCCGTGTCCGAGATCCAGCCCCTCCAGACGGAGGCGCTGATGACCGAGGCCAGCGAGGAGACCGACGACCTCACGGCCACCCCGGACAAGATGACGACCACGGTCGCCATGGACTACGGCCGCCTCACGCTCGCCGACGACCTGGTGCTCTATCTGTTCGGTACGCCGGGCCAGCAGCGGTTCTGGTTCATGTGGGACGACCTGGTGCGCGGGGCCATCGGCGCCGTCGTGCTCGCCGACACCCGCCGCCTCAAGGACTGTTTCCCCGCGCTGGACTACTTCGAGAGCTGCGGGCTGCCGTACATCGTCGCGGTCAACCATTTCGTGGGCAGCGAGCGGTTCGATCCGGAGGATGTGCGGGAGGCATTGACGATTCCCGCGCACGTCCCTGTAATGATCATGGACGCGCGGCAGCGGATATCGGCCATCGAGACGCTGCTCGCGCTCGTGGGTCACGCGCTGGAGGTCACTCCCGAGTAGTCCCCGAGCAGTCCTCGACCACGACCGGCCGCGACCAAGGAGCCACCACCCGTATGCGGAAGATACTCGTCGTCGGAGCCGGCCAGGCCGGTCTCCAACTCGCCCTCGGACTCCAGTCGCACGGGTACGAGGTCACCCTGATGTCCAACCGGACGGCGGACGAGATCCGCTCCGGGCGGGTCATGTCGACGCAGTGCATGTTCGACACGGCACTGCGGCACGAGCGCGATCTCCAACTGAACTTCTGGGAGTCCCAGGCCCCGAAGATCGAAGGACTCGGCGTCTCGGTCGCCGCCCCCGGCTCGCACGACCCGGGGCCGACACAGCGCGCGATCGACTGGGTGGGCAAGCTCGACGGGTACGCGCAGTCGGTCGACCAGCGGGTCAAGATGGCCGGCTGGATGGAGACGTTCGCGCAGCGCGGCGGCCAACTGGTCATCCACGGCGCGGCCGTCGGCGACCTCGACTACTTCTCCCGTACGTACGACCTCGTCCTGGTGTCGGCGGGCAAGGGCGAGCTGGTGTCGATGTTCGCCCGCGACCCGGAGCGCTCCCCGTACACCGAGCCGCAGCGGGCCCTCGCGGTCTCCTACGTCCACGGTCTGGGCCCGCGTCCCGAACACCCCGAGTTCGACGCGGTCCGCTGCAACCTGGTGCCGGGCGTGGGCGAGTTGTTCGTGATGCCGACGCTGACGACGTCCGGGCGTGCGGACATCCTGTTCTGGGAGGGCATACCCGGCGGCCCGTTGGACGTCTTCAACGGCATCAAGGACCCGGCGCACCATCTCTCCCTGACCCTGGAACTCATGGAGAAGTTCACGCCGTGGGAGTACGAGCGGGCACGGGACGTCGAACTCACCGACGCGGGCGGCACGTTGGCCGGGCGGTACGCGCCCACGGTCCGCAATCCGGTGGGGCAGCTCCCCGGCGGCGGGCTCGTGCTGGGCGTCGCCGACGTCGTCGTCGCCAACGACCCGATCACCGGGCAGGGGTCCAACTCGGCGTCCAAGTGCGCCGCTTCGTATCTCGCGTCGATCCTCGAGCACGGGGAGAAGGAGTTCGACGGGGACTGGATGTCGGCGACGTTCGAGCGGTACTGGGACACTGCGCGGCATGTCACGAAGTGGACCAACGCGATGCTCGGTCCGCCGCCGGAGCATGTTCTCAACCTCATTGGAGCGGCTGGGCAGTTGCAGCCGGTGGCGGATCGGTTCGCCAACGCGTTTGATGATCCGGCTGACTTTGAGAACTTCTTTTATGACCCGGAGAAGACGGGGGCGTACCTCGCTTCAGTGGCCGGGGCCTAGTCGCCGTTCGGGGCGCGGTGAGTTGGCGGCTGCGGGTTCGTTGTGGCTGGTCGCGCCCACGCGGCGAAGCCGCACAATGTCTCAGCCTCGCGCCCCTAAAGGGGCGCTTGATCTGGACGTACTGCTCCGAGGATGGGGTAGGACGCCACCGGTGATACCTGGACCTTCTCGCCTGTGCGGGGGGCCTGTACCACCTGGCCCGCGCCCAGGTACAGCGCTACGTGGGTGGCCTCGGGGAAGTAGATGACCAGGTCGCCGGGGCGTAGTTCGTTGAGTGGGACTCTCGGCAGCTCGGCCCACTGTTCCTCGCTCGTCCTCGGGATCGGGGTCCCGGCATGACCCCACGCCTCCGATGTCAGGCCCGAGCAGTCGTACGTCTTCGGGCCCTCCGCGCCCCACTCGTAGGGCTTGCCCACTTGCTGTACCGCGTAGCGCAACGCCCGGTCTCCTTCCCGGGAGGGCTCGTGGTTGTCGTCGCCGAGGGCGCCTGAAGTGACCAGTTCTTGTTGGGCCTTGTCGGTGTTGGTCTTCTCGGCGGTGGCCAGGGCGGTGAGTTGGTCGGGGGTGAGGGAGGCGAGGAGCTTCTCGACGTCGGCCAGTCGCTTCTGTACGTCGTCGCGGGCCTTCTTCTGCTGTGTGGCCAGGGTGAGTTGGGTGTCCAGCGCCTTGCGGGCCTCGCGGGCGAGGGTGTCGCTCTTCTTCTCGCTGCCGACGAGCCGGCCCACCGTCTCGGCGCGCTCCCGCGCCAACTGGCCGATGACATGGCCCTCGTCGAGCGCGTGCTGCGGATCGCGGGCCAGCAGGAGGCGGACGTACGGGGAGAGGGCGGTGCTGTTCTGGTACTGCTGGCGGGCCAGCTTGCCGGCGGCGCCGCGGCTGTCGTGGAGGGAGAGGCGGGCGCGGGACAGTTCGGAGTCGAGACGGTCGACCTCGGAGCGCTCCTTCTTCAGCTTCTCCTCGGTGGCGTTGTACGTCTCCGTGGCCTGTTCGGCTTCCCGGTAGAGGGTCTGAAGGTCCGTCAGCAGTTCGGCCACGGGGCGCTGTCCGGGCGCCTGCGGTTCGGGTACGGCCGCGGCGGGCAGCGGTGCGAGGACGGTGCCGGCCGCCACCGTTGCCGTACAGACCAGACGCAGAAGCCTTCCTGACACATCATCACCTCCGGTACGCGGCGGTCCTTCCGCCCCGCACCGTGAGCATCAGTCGCGGGCGCCGGGTCCGCGCGTTGGGTGTGCGCGGTTCGGCGTAACCCCGTCACCCATGGGTGTCGTCCGGCTTGCCGCCCGGCGTGGCGTCTGGTGCGGAGTCCGGCTTGGCATCCGGTTTGGACCAGGGCCACTTGAGCGCGTCGCTTCGCTTGCCCTCCCCTTTTTCACCTCCGGCGGAGTACTCGTACTTCCAACCCTTGGGCAGCCCGAGCCGTTTGCTGTGGGCGCGCGGGACCCGGCGGTACACGAGGACCGTGGGCGGGCCGCCGGCGTCGTCGGGGACCGGGATGCGGTAGGTCTTCGGCGGGGTTCCGGTGGGGCCGAGCAGGACGGGCAGGGAACGTCCGTCCATCGGGCCGCCCTCGAAGGGGGTCTCTTCGCTCTTCACGCCACCAGTGTCAGCCATCCGCCGCGAGGCCCTGGACCAGCGCGGCGGTCTGCGGGTCCCGCCGGGCCGTCACCGACAGCACCGCCACGAACTGCTCCACCAGCCAGTCCCGCAACTCGTCGACCGGCGGCTGCTTGTCCTCGTCGAGCCAGATGAGCGAGGCCGCCTCCACGGCCGTGATCCACATCCGTACGGTCATCCGCAGACGGGGGCCGGGTTCGGCGACGCCGAGATGGCTGAGGATGTGCAGGGCGGCGGCCCGCCGGACACCGTCCACTATGGCCGTCGTACGGGACGTCTCCACGACGCTCCCGCCCTGGAGCAGCGCGCTGAAACCGGCGTCGTGCTGGTCGACGAACCCGAGGTAGCGGTCGAGGGCGCGGGCGAGGCGGGGGAGGAGCGGGCCCTCGCGGGGTTCGTCGAAGCACTGCTCCAGCTCTTCGGCGGCGGAACGCAGGGCGGCTTCGTAGAGCTGCTGTTTGCCGCCCGGGAAGTACCGGTACACCAGCGGGCGCGAGACCCCGGCCGCCTCTGCCACGTCGTCGAGGGCGACCTCTTCGGGGGCGCGGTGCGCGAAGAGGGTGAGGGCGGCTTCGAGAAGCTGGCTGCGCCGCTCCTCGACATTCAGACGGCGGTAGGCGGGAGTGGAGGCGGCGGGGGGCATGGGTGCAGCGTAGTCGGGCGGGTGCGGCTGCGTCGTGGTTGAAAAAGCGGCTGGACTGGTCCGGCTTTCAGGGGCGCGGGGAACTGCGCGACCAGCCCCCACCGGGCCGCACTGTGAACTCAAGCCAGCAACCCGGACGCCTTCCACAGCCGTCGCCCCACACCCCGCAGCACACCGATGTCGTCCAAGAAGTCCGTCAGCTTCTTCGACCCGCTCTGCATGACCTCCCGCCGATGCCCACTCGCCCGCACCTGAGCCACGGCCTCGTCCCGATCGAGCCCGACGTTCGTGTACACCTCGGGATTGACGAAGGCGATGGAGAAGATCCGCGCGAACTCACCCGAGGTGACCCGGGTGAACTCCTGCGACCACCGCGGCGCGGTCACCATCTGCCGCCTCAACTCCTCCCGCGCGTACCGCACATGACGAGCCTCCTCGACCACGTGAATCCGCGTGACCCCCCGGACCAAGGTCTGCACCCGCTCATCCGGAAACGTCAACCGCTGCATCCAGTCGAGGACTTCCTCACCGAGCAACGTCGCCGTGAACGAACCCGGCGTGGTGGAGATCGTCTTGAACAACCGCCCCAGGTTCTGATGGGCCCGGCTCACCGGATACCAGGGCGCGTCCCCACGCGAGATCAGCCGCGCGAACATCTTCGAGTGGCGGCACTCGTCCTCGATCTCGGTGAGCGCGTAGCGGACGTGCGCACTCGTCGCCGCTTTGTCGTAGATGTGCCGGACGAGGAGTTGCATCAGGATCAGCTCGAACCAGATACCCAGCGAGGCGAGCGCCGCGGCCTCGTGCTGCGAGAGCAGGATGCGCTGCTCCTCGCCCATCCGTTTCCACAGCGGGGTGTCGTACAGCGACACCAGCTCCGGCGGCCAGAACCACTTGCCGTCCTCGAAGGGTGCGTCCCAGTCGAGTTCCTTGTCGGGGTCGAAGGAGTGCTTGGCGGAGGAGGCGAGCAGCCGCTCGGCCACCTGCTCGCGGTCCTTGAGCAGGCCGAGTGCGTCACGCAGCCCGTCGACCGCGTCGGCTTCGGTCAGGGTCGTCATGGTTCTCCCACCTCGCGGATCGGCGTGTTACCTGGGGTCACATCCTCCGAAGTCTTATGAGACTGCTTGTCAGCAAGCTCGTCAATCCCCTCTACGGGACTTGTTGGCCCGGTGATGTCCGTTCGCGGGCCAGGCCCTGTCCGGCGATGGATCCTGCCGGACAGGGCCTGGCCCAAGGGAGGCTCAGCGCTTGAGCGTGAAGGTGAAGTCGCCGGAGAGCTTGCCGCTCAGCCGGACCGCCGAGACGAGGTTCCCCTTCGTGATCAGTCGTTCGACCTCGGCCCGCGGAAGACGGCAGCCCTCGGCGATCAGCCGCACCGGCCGGACCGGGATCCGCGCCGCGAAGCGGACCGAGACGTCGATGGCGTCGTTCGCATCGAGGTCCAGGAGATCCGTTCCGCCGGTGTCGAGACGCCAGGCGTTCTCCCAGTCGAGAGCGATGCGATTACGGCGCCGCACGACCGGATCCTGGAGCAACTCGGCTGCCAGGACAGTGTCGTTGGCATGAAGTCGGTCCAGCAGTTCGGGTCGTACGGAGCGCACGTTCATCCGCTCCAGGACCGTGAGCTTCGTGGTCTCCCCGCAGACGGTGCAGAGCGCGAGGAGCCAGGCGTCGATGAGTTTGTGGTTGGCGTTGACGCGGAATTTGCCGTCCGCCCGGAAGCGCTCGGACGCGCATGTGTGGCAACCGCGGAGGACGAGAGGCAGGCAGGTGGGTGCGACCACCCAGTTTTCGAGCACGGGAATACACCGGTTCCAGTGAGAAGTCCGCAGCAAAAAGGAGCGCGGCGCAGATGCGCGACGCGCGACGATTCAGCACTCGGGGGGTCTCACACGGTGTACAACGGCACGTCCTTGCCCAGACGACTCGGTTCGGCAGCACGGTAGCGGCGCGCAGCCGCGCCGCTCCACTGGTTTTCCAGCGCCTCACCACAGGGTTCCGGCAGACTCCAACTGGCTAGACCGAGCAGCCCAGTTCCTCGGGTACGACCACCGGCGACAGCGGCCCCGCCGTCCCGTCCGACGGGAACGACGTCCGCAGCGTGAACGCGTACGGCGTCGGACCGTGCGCCCGCAGGTGCAGCAGCCGTTCCTCCGCCTCCGCGACCGTGGGGCGGTGGCCCGCCGGGACCCACCACAGGGCGGTCATCGCCTCCCGCATCCGCTCGAACCACTCGCGGCGGCGGACCAGCAACTCCCGGTGCTGCCCCTGGTACATGAACGCGGTCAGGGTGTTCGTGTCGCGCCACACCGACATGTTGATGATCAGCCAGTCGTCGCCGAGGACGGGGACGTCGGTCGCGTTGCCGGAGTCCGACTGGAGGCGCCAGACGAAACCCTCGGCCGCGTCGGCGACGGCGTTCACGGGCTCGAGTCCGTCCACGAAGTCCTTCAACTCCGGGGAGTCCAGCGGGAATTGGAGGCGTCCGATGTTGACCTGGGCGAGTTCGTACGCGGGTACTGTCAACGGCTCAGTCATGAACCGAACGATAGGTCGGGCGCCCGTGCCGGGACACCCCCCGTCTCACAGACCGAGCACCGCCTCCATCACAGCCTTCGCGATCGGCGCCGCGTCCCCACCCCCGCTGATGTCGGAGCGGTCGGCCGACGCGTCCTCCACCACCACCGCGACCGCCACCTTCGGCTCCAGGTCCCGCTCGCCCTGCGCCCAGGACACGAACCAGGCATACGGCGTACCGGAGTTGCCGATGCCGTGCTGCGCGGTGCCGGTCTTGCCGCCGACCGTGGCGCCGGGGATCGCCGCGTTCGTGCCGGTGCCCTCGGTGACCACGTCCTCCATGAGTTCCTTCATCTGTACGGCGGTTGCGGGGTGCATCGCCTGACGGACGGGGCGGGAGGATCCGGCCGTCGACACCGTCTCGCCTCCCCGCCGCGTCGTCCGCTCCACCAGATACGGCTGCCGCACCTGCCCGCCGTTCGCGACCGCCGCGGCGACCATCGCCATCTGCAACGGCGTGGCCCGCGTGTTGTACTGCCCGATCGACGACAGCGCCAACTGGGCCTTGTCCAGGGTGGTGTCGAAGGTGCTGGGGGAGACGGAGAAGGGGATCCGCACACCGGTGTCGTTGAAGCCGAACGCCTCCGCCGTGCCGCTCATGTCCCGCACGCCCACGTCCACCCCCAGCTTCGCGAACACCGTGTTGCACGACCACTCGAAGGCCGAGCGCAGGGGCGCGTCCACGCAGCCGTCGCCCTCGTTCGTGAGCGTCGTCGAGGTGCCGGGCAGCGGATACGGGTCGGGTGACTTCGTCGCCGCGTCCAGGTCCGTCACCACCCCCGCGTCCAGCGCCGCCGCCGCGGTGACCACCTTGAACGTCGAACCCGGCGGATAGGTCTGCCGTACCGCCCGGTTGAGCATCGGCTTGCTCGGGTCGGCGTTCAGCCGGTCCCAACTGCGGTTCGCCGTACGGCCGTTGCCCGACAGGGAGCCGGGGTCGTAGGACGGGGTGGAGACCAGGGCGAGGACACGGCCGGTGGACGGTTCGATCGCGGCCACCGCGCCCGTGCGGGTGCCGAGTCCGTCGAACGCCGCTTGCTGGGCAGCGGAGTTGAGGGTGGTGACGACGTTGCCGCCGGGGTTCTGGGCGCGGGTCAGGTCGTTCCACAGGGGGAACGGCGAGAGCATCGAGTCGGTGCCGGAGAGGATGCCGTCCTCGGTGTGCTCCAGGAGCGTCGTGCCGTACTCCTGCGAGGCGAAGCCGGTCACCGGCGCGTACAACGGGCCGTCCCTGTACGTCCGTTCGTAGCGGAGCTGCTCGCCGGAGTCCCGGGAGCCGGTGACCGGTTTCCCGCCGACGAGGATCGCGCCGCGTGGCTGGCCGTAACGGGCGATGGTGTGGCGGCGGTTGGCGATGTTGTCGTCGTAGGAACGGGACTCGAAGACCTGGACGCGGGTGGCGTTCACCAGCAGGGCCAGCAGGAGCAGGGTGCAGAAGGCCGCCGCGAGGCGGATGTGGCGGGTCATGGAGTCGGTCACGCTGCCACCTCGATGGCGTAGTCGGGCTGGCGGCGGGCCGAGTCGCTGAGCCGGATCAGCAGGGCCACGATCGCCCAGTTGGTGACGACCGAGGAGCCGCCCTGGGCGAGGAACGGCATCGCCATGCCGGTCAGCGGGATCAGGCCGGTCACCCCGCCCGCGATCACGAACACCTGGAGCGCGACGATCGAGGCGAGCCCGACCGCGAGCAGCCGGCCGAAGGGGTCGCGCAGGGCGAGGCCCGCCCGGTAGCCGCGCTCCACGAGCAGGCCGTAGAGGATGAAGATCGCGGAGAGGCCGGACAGGCCCAGTTCCTCGCCCGCCGTCGCCAGGATGAAGTCCGATTTGGCGGCGAAGCCGATGAGAATGGAGTGGCCGCGGCCCAGGCCCGTGCCGAGCATGCCGCCGGCCGCGAACGCGAAGAGGGACTGGGCGAGTTGGTTCGGGCCCTCGCCCGCGTCGATCGACGCGAAGGGGTGCAGCCAGTCGAGGACGCGGCTGTGGACGTGCGGTTCGAGCCGGCCGACCGCGACCGCGCCGAGGGCGGCGAGCAGCAGGCCGACCGCGATCCAGCCGGTGCGCCCGGTGGCGACGTAGAGGAGCGTCACGAACAGGCCGAAGAAGAGGAGCGAGGTGCCCAGGTCGCGTTCCAGGACCAGTACGCCGACGCTGATCAGCCAGATCGCGACGATCGGGCCGAGCACGCGGCCGGTGGGGAGCTGGAGGCGCCAGACGCGGCGGCCGGCGTAGGCGAGCGCGCTGCGGTTGGCCGCGAGGTACGCGGCGAAGAAGACGGCGAGGAGCACCTTCGCGAACTCGCCCGGCTGGATGGAGAATCCGGCGATCCGGATCCAGATCCGGGCCCCGTTCACGGCCGGGAAGAGGACCGGGAGGGTGAGCAGGACGAGGGCGGCGGCCACGCAGACGTACGCGTAGCGCTGGAGGACGCGGTGGTCGCGCAGGGCCAGGACCACGACGATGAAGAGCCCCACGCCCAGCGTCGACCACACGAGTTGGGTGGGCGCCGCCCGGTCGCCCGGTGTCTCCAGGTCGAGCCGGTAGATGAGGACGAGCCCCAGGCCGTTGAGGAGCACCCCGATCGGAAGCAGGAGCGGGTCGGCGTACGGGGCCCGCAGGCGCACCGCGATGTGCGCCAGCAGGGCGAGCACGCCGAGCCCGGCGCCGTAGCCGGCGGCGCCGGGCGGGACCGTGTCGTTCTTGGCCAGACCGACAGCGCAGTAGCCGTACACGGAGAGCAGTACGGCCACGACGATGAGGGTGAGTTCGATGCCACGGCGCCGGGGGAGGCGTACAGCGGGTGTGGGAAGGTCCGCTGTGACGGTGGTTCCGGCGTTGGTCATGTCCGGAACTTACCCAAATGGGACGGGTTGTGTGCCTTGGGTGCGGAGTGTGTCTCGTCCGTCAGCACCAGCGGGGCGCGGGACCGATGTTGTCGATGTAGCGCGCCGAACCCCAGGCCCAGGTGCCGTCCGTGAGCAGGTACCAGAGGTTGTTGCCCTGGACGTTGGAGCCCCGGGTCT from Streptomyces sp. NBC_01478 includes the following:
- a CDS encoding roadblock/LC7 domain-containing protein; amino-acid sequence: MTAPSTFGLSSEARNLHWLLSNLVEEVPGIQSVAVVSSDGLLLLSSDPERNTAAREALETKRGGPRGSAADLATIVSGIGSLTVGAAKLMDSGKVKHTMVAMEEGSLFVMSISDGSLLGVHGSADCDMSVVSYHMALFVGRAGHVLTPELRSELRKSLEDASAGSAR
- a CDS encoding DUF742 domain-containing protein; translated protein: MSPEPNKLPVRGGDRKPARVRPYSLTGGRTRFGHVLLVETFVAALEAPEERKELTNGSLNTRVMPEMRAIVELCRRMRTVAEIAALLKMPLGVVRVLLSDLADQGKIRVYGTGTTHGTGRPDRALLEKVLSGLRRL
- a CDS encoding GTP-binding protein; translation: MDSVVSDAAAYGVSPLLDEEEHPRSWQTDRSRAPVATKIVVAGGFGVGKTTMVGAVSEIQPLQTEALMTEASEETDDLTATPDKMTTTVAMDYGRLTLADDLVLYLFGTPGQQRFWFMWDDLVRGAIGAVVLADTRRLKDCFPALDYFESCGLPYIVAVNHFVGSERFDPEDVREALTIPAHVPVMIMDARQRISAIETLLALVGHALEVTPE
- a CDS encoding styrene monooxygenase/indole monooxygenase family protein: MRKILVVGAGQAGLQLALGLQSHGYEVTLMSNRTADEIRSGRVMSTQCMFDTALRHERDLQLNFWESQAPKIEGLGVSVAAPGSHDPGPTQRAIDWVGKLDGYAQSVDQRVKMAGWMETFAQRGGQLVIHGAAVGDLDYFSRTYDLVLVSAGKGELVSMFARDPERSPYTEPQRALAVSYVHGLGPRPEHPEFDAVRCNLVPGVGELFVMPTLTTSGRADILFWEGIPGGPLDVFNGIKDPAHHLSLTLELMEKFTPWEYERARDVELTDAGGTLAGRYAPTVRNPVGQLPGGGLVLGVADVVVANDPITGQGSNSASKCAASYLASILEHGEKEFDGDWMSATFERYWDTARHVTKWTNAMLGPPPEHVLNLIGAAGQLQPVADRFANAFDDPADFENFFYDPEKTGAYLASVAGA
- a CDS encoding C40 family peptidase: MSGRLLRLVCTATVAAGTVLAPLPAAAVPEPQAPGQRPVAELLTDLQTLYREAEQATETYNATEEKLKKERSEVDRLDSELSRARLSLHDSRGAAGKLARQQYQNSTALSPYVRLLLARDPQHALDEGHVIGQLARERAETVGRLVGSEKKSDTLAREARKALDTQLTLATQQKKARDDVQKRLADVEKLLASLTPDQLTALATAEKTNTDKAQQELVTSGALGDDNHEPSREGDRALRYAVQQVGKPYEWGAEGPKTYDCSGLTSEAWGHAGTPIPRTSEEQWAELPRVPLNELRPGDLVIYFPEATHVALYLGAGQVVQAPRTGEKVQVSPVASYPILGAVRPDQAPL
- a CDS encoding TetR/AcrR family transcriptional regulator gives rise to the protein MPPAASTPAYRRLNVEERRSQLLEAALTLFAHRAPEEVALDDVAEAAGVSRPLVYRYFPGGKQQLYEAALRSAAEELEQCFDEPREGPLLPRLARALDRYLGFVDQHDAGFSALLQGGSVVETSRTTAIVDGVRRAAALHILSHLGVAEPGPRLRMTVRMWITAVEAASLIWLDEDKQPPVDELRDWLVEQFVAVLSVTARRDPQTAALVQGLAADG
- a CDS encoding AurF N-oxygenase family protein; this encodes MTTLTEADAVDGLRDALGLLKDREQVAERLLASSAKHSFDPDKELDWDAPFEDGKWFWPPELVSLYDTPLWKRMGEEQRILLSQHEAAALASLGIWFELILMQLLVRHIYDKAATSAHVRYALTEIEDECRHSKMFARLISRGDAPWYPVSRAHQNLGRLFKTISTTPGSFTATLLGEEVLDWMQRLTFPDERVQTLVRGVTRIHVVEEARHVRYAREELRRQMVTAPRWSQEFTRVTSGEFARIFSIAFVNPEVYTNVGLDRDEAVAQVRASGHRREVMQSGSKKLTDFLDDIGVLRGVGRRLWKASGLLA
- a CDS encoding DUF1062 domain-containing protein: MLENWVVAPTCLPLVLRGCHTCASERFRADGKFRVNANHKLIDAWLLALCTVCGETTKLTVLERMNVRSVRPELLDRLHANDTVLAAELLQDPVVRRRNRIALDWENAWRLDTGGTDLLDLDANDAIDVSVRFAARIPVRPVRLIAEGCRLPRAEVERLITKGNLVSAVRLSGKLSGDFTFTLKR
- a CDS encoding DUF3291 domain-containing protein; translation: MTEPLTVPAYELAQVNIGRLQFPLDSPELKDFVDGLEPVNAVADAAEGFVWRLQSDSGNATDVPVLGDDWLIINMSVWRDTNTLTAFMYQGQHRELLVRRREWFERMREAMTALWWVPAGHRPTVAEAEERLLHLRAHGPTPYAFTLRTSFPSDGTAGPLSPVVVPEELGCSV
- a CDS encoding penicillin-binding transpeptidase domain-containing protein, which translates into the protein MTRHIRLAAAFCTLLLLALLVNATRVQVFESRSYDDNIANRRHTIARYGQPRGAILVGGKPVTGSRDSGEQLRYERTYRDGPLYAPVTGFASQEYGTTLLEHTEDGILSGTDSMLSPFPLWNDLTRAQNPGGNVVTTLNSAAQQAAFDGLGTRTGAVAAIEPSTGRVLALVSTPSYDPGSLSGNGRTANRSWDRLNADPSKPMLNRAVRQTYPPGSTFKVVTAAAALDAGVVTDLDAATKSPDPYPLPGTSTTLTNEGDGCVDAPLRSAFEWSCNTVFAKLGVDVGVRDMSGTAEAFGFNDTGVRIPFSVSPSTFDTTLDKAQLALSSIGQYNTRATPLQMAMVAAAVANGGQVRQPYLVERTTRRGGETVSTAGSSRPVRQAMHPATAVQMKELMEDVVTEGTGTNAAIPGATVGGKTGTAQHGIGNSGTPYAWFVSWAQGERDLEPKVAVAVVVEDASADRSDISGGGDAAPIAKAVMEAVLGL
- a CDS encoding FtsW/RodA/SpoVE family cell cycle protein; the encoded protein is MTNAGTTVTADLPTPAVRLPRRRGIELTLIVVAVLLSVYGYCAVGLAKNDTVPPGAAGYGAGLGVLALLAHIAVRLRAPYADPLLLPIGVLLNGLGLVLIYRLDLETPGDRAAPTQLVWSTLGVGLFIVVVLALRDHRVLQRYAYVCVAAALVLLTLPVLFPAVNGARIWIRIAGFSIQPGEFAKVLLAVFFAAYLAANRSALAYAGRRVWRLQLPTGRVLGPIVAIWLISVGVLVLERDLGTSLLFFGLFVTLLYVATGRTGWIAVGLLLAALGAVAVGRLEPHVHSRVLDWLHPFASIDAGEGPNQLAQSLFAFAAGGMLGTGLGRGHSILIGFAAKSDFILATAGEELGLSGLSAIFILYGLLVERGYRAGLALRDPFGRLLAVGLASIVALQVFVIAGGVTGLIPLTGMAMPFLAQGGSSVVTNWAIVALLIRLSDSARRQPDYAIEVAA